aAATACATTACAACTCTTCTAAACAAAACCTACAAAAACTCCCCATATCAACTTCAACAAAAAACATGTTTGAAACCTTAAAAACTGACTTCCAAATTAGTGAAGAAATTGGCCGTGGTAAATTCGGTACAATATACCGTTGTACATCCAAATTAACTAGTCAAATTTTCGCCTGTAAAACCATTCAAAAAACACTTCTTCTTGATTCCACAGACCGTGAATGTCTAAACAAAGAGCCCAAAATTCTGCAACTTCTGAGTGGAAATTCCAATATTCTTCAAATATATAAGGTTTATGAAGATGATAATTATCTTCATATAGTAACAGAACTCTGCTCTAGCGATGATCTTTACGAGAGGTTATCTAATGGACTATTTTCTGAGAAAGCTGCTGCTGTTATTTTAAGGCAATTGGTTTCAGCAATTAATTATTGTCACAAAATGGGAGTGGCACATCGTGATATAAAACCAGATAACATCTTGTTTGATTCCCAGGTAAAACATGtttccatgttttttttattCTTACGTTACAAtcacttttctttttaattcccaatttcttttatttttagctgttcgTGTTTTTTTCCTATTGTTACTAGTACACGTAGGAAGGAGAGCCTACTAGCAACGTAAAATTATCTTCGTATAAACTATAGGTCATGGGTTCGAACCGTTGAATCAACCACTAATGCTTGTCTTagggtaggttgtctacatcacacccctcgTGGGCGGCCCTTCCCCGAACCATGCGTTGTGCACCTGACTGCCGTTATATACTAGTACACGCAGACCTCTACAAATTAGTTGGGATTAAAATTTAGTCATGTTAATAGGCAGTAACTGGATTCGATCGAACCTGCACAATATAGGCTAGGTCCGCTTATGGTTTATTTTGGATTTACTGCTCATTAGGAATCTTTTAGTCGTGcgtcaataaaaaaaaaaaagagaaactttaatgctataaaaattaattaattttataatgtTAGACTTGACAGGCTTAAATAGTAGCTAACAAGTCGCTAGTGGAACGTTTGGACTAATCACAATTCATCACCATCTTGCCCACTTACAAGTGTAAGCAAAATGGATGATAAGGATTCATAAAATGGTCCCTAACGTGCTTTGTATTGAAGCGTAGGTGTTGTTTACTGTTTGTACTTGCTTCTTATTATCTCATTCTCAAGTTTTTAAGAcaaattatattctttaattgtatTAACTAAAATTATAGCTTTTGTTTCTGCAACAGGATAATTTGAAGCTAGCTGATTTTGGATATGCAGAATGGTTTGTGGGGAACGAGAGAAAGATGATGAAAGGGTTGGTAGGGACACCGTACTATGTTGCCCCAGAAGTTTTATTAGGCAGAGAATATAATGAGAAAGTGGATATATGGAGTGCAGGTGTTATGTTGTACATTATGCTTTCTGGGGTTGCACCTTTCTGTGGTGACACTACAAAAGAAATTTTTGAAGCAGTTCTAAGGGGAAATTTGAGGTTTCCGACTAGGATTTTTGGGTCAGTTTCAACTGAAATCAAGGATTTGCTGAGAAAGATGATATGTAAAGATGTTTCTAGGCGATTTTCTGCAGAGCAAGTACTGAGTAAGTTGATTTTTCTCGCTCAAAATTAAGCCCTTTGATTTTGATggattcttttttgttttcctttctatgCAACCTTTAAAAATTTTGCAAATAGGTGTGATTTATTTTTCTGGTGTAACGTACAACAGTGACATGATTGAACCAAATTATTAACTGAAGGCATATTAAGATCATTGAGGGGAGCCTTTGCGTAACTGGTGTCACGGATTCGAGCCGTGGtaatagcctcttgcagaaatgcagggtaaggttgcgtagAATAGACTCTTGTGCTCCGGTACTTCTTTGGACCCCAtacatagcgggagcttaataAACCGAGTTACCCTTTTTATATTAAGATCATTTCACATAGTTCAGGGACGTATATGACCCTTTTTTCCTTTATAAAAGATAAATATCCATAAAAATAAGATGAACGACTTGTTAAAATATAAGGATGGTGTAAAGTGTTTTAGACTGcattgtatataagttaaatcatTTCGCCTTTTGTTTAGCATTCCCTTTACCTTTATTTTTTCCGTAGTTTACATCTGATCTTGAAATTTTTTCGTTAAATGCAGGGCATCCATGGATCATTAATGGCGGAGAAACAAGATCAATGGCTGATAGTAGGAATTGAACCAACAACCTCGTAAAGATTTTGAACCCTCTTGACTATTGAGCTATGGTTTTGGATTGTGGCAAGaggatttaaaatataatatatagagacACAAAACGAATTTTGTCTTATATGTACAATATAATTTTCCGGTGAAAGGAGTTGTGAACCCCTTCCGCCCCTGGTTGTGCCGTACATACACTTGGGACCTTTGCCGTTTGAGGTGTGAAATTTACCTTTTTAGTTCTTGATTTTGCCTTGTAGAGGGAAATCAAGAATCTGAGACTGTAAATATATGCGGATAATGAGTTCTTCCTATATGTGCAAATGAAATAAAAAGTTAAGCTATCAAGAAGGAATCCCTTGTGCTTATTTAGAGTTTTGTTTATAAAACAGCATATGTATAAAGTTTGTTGCTTATCTTATATGAATATTTATGTTAACTGCATATTTGATGTCTGGAATCAGTACTGGAGAAATGTGTTTCTTGATTAGTTTGGAATATTTATCAAAGGCATTTGGAAATTTTAAGGGGGTATATTGTTAGCATATGCTTTAGAATTTAGCTTTTTTGATTAAGCAGCAATTAAAGAACTAGAAGACGgttccaaattaattatttgtactTACAGTAAATGCTCTAATACATATGCATCTGTATCAAAACTACTTGATCCGGACGAATCCATAACTAACGCTTTACTTTTGCCCTTGAGCTAAACCCGTGCCATGTGGTTGGTCACACTAAGAATAGATATTGAAATAAAAAGATGGTTCCAAAGCCATAGATGAAATGTTCAGTAGCTTATCAAACTAAGTCATGTGACACTGTTACGAAATTATCTAAGCTGGACCACCCTTTTATACCCTTATGTCAGCTGAAAATTATGCATCCAATTGCGTTGAATAATTGGTCTGTTTCACTTTATTGAccactttatattaatataaaaaggaCAATCTCGTGCATTAAGCTCCTGCTATGTACGGGATTCGGGGAATGACCGGACCGCAAAATTCTATCAATACAACGACCACTTTATATtgatataaaggaataatttatCGAGGAATGATGGAACATAAACAAAAAAGTTATTTGAAATGGTTACCACATGTTATATGGGGGAAGGAAGGGAAGCCTTTTAgtaataaaatttataaattacgAGTTCGAATCGTgaaattaattattaatatttGTATTAGGGTAAGCTGCTACATAACATTCCTTTGAGGTGTGATTCTTTCCCCGATCTTGCGTGAATATGAAATGCTTCATGCACCCAGAGGTGGAACCAAGATTTTTACGCTATAGGGCACCATTATTTTTTTATCAGTTTCTCTTAAATGCTTTTAGTTTTCAAGGTGTCAAGTTTTTTATACATTAATTTTTTAAGGATACTTACATACGTATAGAAAATTTCTGTCAAAGTTTACGGGGTCCAATGACCGCTCAATAGTACAAGTAGGTCCGCCTCTACGTGCACCCGACCGCTCTTTACTGCATATATGGGATAAATGAGGATAAATACTTACTCACTATCTATATTTACAccaaattaaagaatttaaactTAGCAATTAAAGTGAAAAGAAGGAAGTATTAGTGCCACTTGGAATTTTGTTTAGAGGACCAAATGTATAAAGgtgctattttattttatttttataatctttacgtttcctttatatatatttttatccggAATCACTGCTGCTTTACAGATACGATTCTTTAAATAATGAGATTTGACTTTACATGCAACTCAATGGAAATATATATAAAGCATCTGGGTTAATCCCCTTTATCTCTTCTTTATTGATGTGAAATATGCCAGAaatttaaatgtgtttctacTTTCTTGAGCTCTAAATATGTAATAAATTAAGCTTGCATTCCTTGGAATATTTAAGGGGGTATATTATAAGTAGGGATATATAAAGAAAACCGATAAATCGCACCAAATCTataattcgagtcaaatcggaaaaaaaaacccgatgtggtttggtattggaaaataaaacccggccataattggtttggtttggttttaactaaaaaaaagtcaaaccgaaaccaaaccaacccgatagtatatataatttttaaaaatattttatacatataaatatttattgtaatataatttataaatatttcttaaactttttcactattttatcttttaacgtattattttaaGTTTacacttaacattcttgaatggtaaataaattgtATAGCCCATAAATCTAGTAACTCagacaaagttcaaatcaatactaatgctaacaaaagaaattcaattcaatactagcaATGACGAAAgagttggataattattttagttttacattgttTATAATGAAAaagcataacttagtttatctttttctttagtgcttagttatgtaattaatattagtacttattagctatacttattttagcatgacctatataatatttttagattatgttaattttcattatggcttattaattagcaatatttattttatgtgattttattattttatctttgttattgaatattttagtataatgcatgacttatctcatattattgtgttagttttTTGGAAAACATATTATATAGTGGTATTTTActaggacttaagaaatatttagagcacaagttacatattttatgctatgaacactttaccggaaaaaaaacccgaaaaaaaaaatcgaaaaactcgagaaaaaccgagattaaaatacccgacaccattggtttgatttgataattgaaaaatccgaaccaacccgacataTATACACCCCTAATTATAAGCATATGCTTTATTTGGAATTTaactttcttgaagaagaatgaGAAAGGCAAAAGGACCAAGAGTATGGTTGATTGTACTAATCCATGATTTAAAGTTTATGtgtttgggaaatttaatttttttgagTTGTTGAgttataaattaataatttgtacatagttgataaatttcataaaacaaatacCAAGTTTAGATCAAAGCTCTGGATTTGTTTAGCATGTTGGGGTGGAGAAAGAAAGCAACAGTTAGAAGGAACTGTATGTGAAGTTATTGACTGTCTAACCAAAGTATACAaagaatttaatattttatttaaaaagtaaAGATACAAATTTTGGGAATGGTAAACAGAAAAGGGAAAATTAGACATGACATGTGGTAATTCAAGTCGTGTTCTAGAGTacaaagagatagagagaggGGGAAATAGAATTGGTCTAAATATATAGATCAGACCTTATTGAAAACGACATAAAGCACGAATATTAGATTATGGAAAGATTTGTAACAGAAACAAAAGTGAATTAAAAACTAAATCCACATTAACTTCGAAAACAGTTTTTGAGCCGGGATATATCGGAAACAACCTTTATTCTTTCATAAAGTatgagtaaggtctgcgtacacactaccctcctcaagCCCCACATGCAGAATTGCAatgaatttgttgttgttgttagttgtTACATTAACTtcgaaaacacaaaaacaaaaacaagaggAAAGCAAAACATTTGTTTTTCTTCAGTCCATACGAGTGAGAGTACAATTGGGTAGAATTCCAAGTTGTGTTTCCTATATTTCCAAAGGTGTTTCACAGTGTTTATATTTGGCATCCTCCACCTGATTTATGGGAAAGATGGAAAACTAACTATTGATACTCAACATTTTCAAACAAAATATTTTGGTAAAAAGATGGTTTACTTTTGTTGCTAAAAGTCAGTTTATAGTAACTTTTAACTTTTGGATGATGAAAGAGCACTCCTTAAATCACCAAATACTTTCACTTTCTTATATACCAACCAAACATATTTAACAGGCTGAAATTTAAccaaagttttttttaaaaaaaattactcgACATCTCACTCTGATGCAAGACTATCTTTCTGTAACAACTATAACCTATAGTTGTGTGTGTGGGCGCGCACACACATTTATGCCCGATACGTATGtgatgtcatgggcggctttccagccatgccccatgatcccttggacgcgccccgtggcgtcctggccagcctcccaacgcccgtcgccacggtcggccccgtggtctcggcagctccaagtgacaagcgcgcatgtgcctctgtcgccccaccgatagccatcgccagcgcccagccacaggcaaaagccaacagcgccgcgcgcgcagaccctgatgctaaagacaaagttgctgccaacggacttgctgctgctttgtagaagactaagtccttttcattgtaaatatagagtagttttgctgcattttc
The sequence above is drawn from the Nicotiana tabacum cultivar K326 chromosome 13, ASM71507v2, whole genome shotgun sequence genome and encodes:
- the LOC107822641 gene encoding phosphoenolpyruvate carboxylase kinase 2-like; translated protein: MFETLKTDFQISEEIGRGKFGTIYRCTSKLTSQIFACKTIQKTLLLDSTDRECLNKEPKILQLLSGNSNILQIYKVYEDDNYLHIVTELCSSDDLYERLSNGLFSEKAAAVILRQLVSAINYCHKMGVAHRDIKPDNILFDSQDNLKLADFGYAEWFVGNERKMMKGLVGTPYYVAPEVLLGREYNEKVDIWSAGVMLYIMLSGVAPFCGDTTKEIFEAVLRGNLRFPTRIFGSVSTEIKDLLRKMICKDVSRRFSAEQVLRHPWIINGGETRSMADSRN